The stretch of DNA TATTTTCTAACTCCTTTTGTCTGTTATATATTGTCAGCCGGCCGCTGGAAAGCACAGGCTTTTCGCACAGGCTCCGGCATCATATGCTTTTCTATTATATAATATTTTTGCGAATAAGTCCATAGAAAAGTAAATATTTTTTTAAACTTAAAAAACTTCTTTAATTAGCTATTGAAAAATTATGAAAATATGATAAAATAAATAATAGTATACTTTTAAGACGGGAGATTATATTGTCTTTGTCCCGTCAGTAACGATAGGATGTGAAATATTTGTATCTGAGCGGGCTGATCGGCTCTTTATGGAGTATTTTCAACTCAATGAAAATCGGTGACTTTTTCGATATCGCCATTCTTTCGCTTATCATATTCAAGTTAATACAGATAATCCGTGAAACACGAGCAGGGCAGCTTGCAAAAGGTATCATATTTCTTCTGCTCGCGTACTTCACCTGTGTCATTTTTAAATTCAAGGCAATGGAATTCCTGCTGTCCGTTATACTCAACAACGGATTTATAGCAATACTGATAATGTTCCAGCCGGAAATGCGCCGTGCACTAGAACGTGTCGGACGCACCAGCGTTTCAAAGCTTTCGTTCTTCAACAATCATCCTGATGATTTTGTTGCCAGATGGGAAACTGCAATAAAGGAGATCTGTGACAGTGTTGATGAACTTTCCGCAACAAAAACCGGTGCACTGATAGTCCTTGAAAGAAAAACAAGACTCGGACTGGAAATCAGTTCGGGCACCATGATGGAATGTCTTCCGAGCAAGGAACTTCTCGGAAACATCTTTTATCCGAAAACACCTCTTCACGACGGTGCGGTAATAATGAGAAACGGCATGATAGTTGCCGCGGCATGTTATCTTCCGAAACCGGAACGTGAAGAACTTATAGACAAAAAACTAGGATCCCGCCACCGTGCAGCCATAGGAATGAGTGAAAACTCAGATGCCGTAATAGTTGTCGTTTCCGAAGAAACGGGCACTATTTCGGTTGCCTGCAACGGTAAGCTGTTCAGAAACTTTTCCTCAAAATCGCTCAGCATCTTTCTGATCGACCATGTTATCAACGACAAGTCTGATGAAGTCAACGACAGCAAAAAACATTTCCTTATGTTTAACCGGAGGAAAAACAAAAAATGAAGAACATTATCAATAAAGTCAAACTCTTTGTGGAACGGTCACTGGAAAGAGATTCCGTACTGTTAGTCATTTCTGTTCTTCTCGCTGTTTTCATCTGGGGATATATCACCACCCAGAGATGGCCTGACGATCACATATATATAAACGACGTTCCTGTTGATTTCGAAGCCAGCATAGCCGGCACTCCTGCCGAGGCAGAAGGATACAAGATCTACGACGCCGACGTACAGAACGCAGACATAAGAGTCGATGCCAACAGAAAATACATCGGATTTCTTACAAAGAAAGAATTCTATATAAAAGTGAGTGCAGACAACTACAGCGGTGAACAGCCGGTTACTGCCAAACTCACTGTGCAGAAAACTGATGACAACAGCTATGACTGTGACTATAAACTGAAAGAACCGAGTCAGAACAAAGCAAAGGTTTATTTTTACAAAGAGATCACGAAAACAGTGGATGTAACGGTAAAAGCTCCCGGTATCACTGCTGCTGAAGGACATAAGCTGAAAAGTCTTACCTGTGAATCGGTTTCCGTAACAGGACCGGAACCTTACGTAAATATGATAAGTTCCTGCGAGCTGAATATCACACAGAACGTAGCCTATGACACAAGAAGGTCATTTCAGGTCACCGCATCACTCGGAAACTTAACTTTCCTTAACGAAAACGGCGAGGACATCAACAAGATAATCAGACCTTATATGTCGAAGAATCAGTTCACGATCAATAAAAGTGAGCTTACCGTCATGGT from Ruminococcus sp. HUN007 encodes:
- the cdaA gene encoding diadenylate cyclase CdaA: MYLSGLIGSLWSIFNSMKIGDFFDIAILSLIIFKLIQIIRETRAGQLAKGIIFLLLAYFTCVIFKFKAMEFLLSVILNNGFIAILIMFQPEMRRALERVGRTSVSKLSFFNNHPDDFVARWETAIKEICDSVDELSATKTGALIVLERKTRLGLEISSGTMMECLPSKELLGNIFYPKTPLHDGAVIMRNGMIVAAACYLPKPEREELIDKKLGSRHRAAIGMSENSDAVIVVVSEETGTISVACNGKLFRNFSSKSLSIFLIDHVINDKSDEVNDSKKHFLMFNRRKNKK